TGTTCTGGTGTATTAGCTTCATCGGGTTGGGAAACATGTTTGGCTCACAATGGGAAAAATTGTTGCACACCATTGAGAGTTATTCTTGGAGCATCGTAATCATCTTGATACTGCTTGGAGCTGTTGCCTGGCTAGTAAAACGAATGGTTCAATCGTCACGTCACAAAACACTAAGAGGGGATGAAGTGGAATGAGTCAATCGAAAGCGAGGATAACCGCCCTTGATTTTGCGAGAGCATTGGCGATCTTTGGAATGATTATCGTGAACTATAAGCTTGCAATGCAGGCAGAGAATAGCGGACCGGGATGGCTACAATCGATAGCAGGTCTGTTTGAGGGGAGAGCATCTGCATTGTTTGTCGTACTGGCCGGCATCGGAGTAACCCTAATGACCTCGAAAGCCCGAAGCTCAATGAACGGGAAGCTTATTCGACAAAACCGGAACAGCTTATACAAGAGAGCAATTTTCCTGTTTATTGCCGGCGTTCTTTTATTGTTAATGGACTGGAGCGCAGACATTTTGCACTACTATGCGGTATTCATGCTTGTGGCCGCGGTATTGATAACCGTATCCAACAACAAAATACTCGGATTGTTCGCGTTTATCCTGGTAGCATCACAGTTATTTTTAGTCATATTCGATTACACCCAAGGGTGGAACTTGAGTTTTAAAGAATATACGGGTTTTTGGACAATAGAAGGGTTCATACGTAATCTGTTATTTAACGGATTCCATCCGATCTTTCCTTGGCTGAGCTTCTTCCTCATCGGCATGTGGATTGGCAGAAAGGGCTGGCTGAGCAAGGAGCATCGTTCGAAGTTGTTGATATATTCATTGTCAGGAACAGTTTTTTTTGAATCCCTTTCCTTCTTCTTGATTAAATGGGCTTCCCCTGTACTGGGGAATGAA
The nucleotide sequence above comes from Paenibacillus sp. IHBB 10380. Encoded proteins:
- a CDS encoding DUF418 domain-containing protein, which translates into the protein MSQSKARITALDFARALAIFGMIIVNYKLAMQAENSGPGWLQSIAGLFEGRASALFVVLAGIGVTLMTSKARSSMNGKLIRQNRNSLYKRAIFLFIAGVLLLLMDWSADILHYYAVFMLVAAVLITVSNNKILGLFAFILVASQLFLVIFDYTQGWNLSFKEYTGFWTIEGFIRNLLFNGFHPIFPWLSFFLIGMWIGRKGWLSKEHRSKLLIYSLSGTVFFESLSFFLIKWASPVLGNEAAHYLFGTKPMPPTMLYVLSGICSAMAVIAICLYVVDKFEQSVLTQALISTGQLSLSHYIGHVVFGLGLLHITGYLENGSLIFAMAYGSLYFIMAIIFSHMWRKWMTRGPIELLMRKLC